The sequence TCCTTTCAGGGGCCGATCGGCGGCAACCACTTTCTTCAGGATATCCCGCTTGGTCATGATCCCCCACGTCCCGTGAGGTCCTTCCGGCTCCACCACCACGCTGGAGATGCCCTTCTGAACCATCAGATGCAACGCGTCCTCCACGGGCATATCCGGGGGGACGGTCACCACGGGGGAGGTCATGATCTCAGCGACGGTATAGGGTTTGGGCTTGCGCTCCATCGCCACCCCTTTCGATCGAAATGGTTCGCATAAAATTATAAGCGACTCCAGCGGAAGGCAGGTGGAAGGGCAGATGGGCCTTGCGGAAACGCCATCCGGAGCGATCTTGCGATGGCGTGGAGGAACCCCCCGAAGCTCGAACACAACCGGATAAAGCCCTGGGTCCAGAGGCACATCATGCGATTGCGGATCCGACCAGCGACTCGATTGAAAGGCACCATGCACGTCCCGGGAGACAAATCCCTCTCCCACCGGGCGCTGCTGTTTGGAGCCCTGGCCGATGGGGTCTCTGAGCTGAAGGGCTGGCTTCCGGCCGCCGATTGTGAGGCGACCCTCCGTTGTGTCCGCGCCCTGGGGATTGATGTGGAGCGGCCCGCCTGGGAGCACCTGATCGTTCACGGCGGCGGCCTGAAGGGATTCCGGCCGGCCCCTGGCCCTCTGGATTGCGGCGGCTCCGGGACCACGATGCGGCTCCTGATGGGGATGCTCGCCGGATTCCCCTTCCCCAGCACGCTGGTAGGGAACCCTCAGCTCTCCCGGCGCCCGATGGAGCGGGTGGCCCGGCCATTGCGCCAGATGGGCGCGGAAGTCATTA comes from Thermoflexus sp. and encodes:
- a CDS encoding cyclic nucleotide-binding/CBS domain-containing protein — encoded protein: MERKPKPYTVAEIMTSPVVTVPPDMPVEDALHLMVQKGISSVVVEPEGPHGTWGIMTKRDILKKVVAADRPLKGLKVRDLMSAPLITVSPDTTIRQCSLIMLDANIRRAVVMQDGKPVGIVSDTDIFQAVEERGWGPD